A part of Vigna radiata var. radiata cultivar VC1973A chromosome 11, Vradiata_ver6, whole genome shotgun sequence genomic DNA contains:
- the LOC106778029 gene encoding ERAD-associated E3 ubiquitin-protein ligase HRD1B-like → MKLKTYAGLSFIATLAIIYHAFNSRGQFYPAMVYLSTSKISLVLLLNMGLVFMCILWQLTKKIFLGSLREAEVERLNEQSWREVMEILFAITIFRQDFSVTFLAMVTALLLIKALHWLAQKRVEYIETTPSVPMLSHVRIVSFMGFLLLLDSLFLYSSLKHLIETWQASVSLFFCFEYMILATTTVSIFVKYIFYVSDMLMEGQWEKKPVFTFYLELIRDLLHLSMYMCFFLVIFVNYGIPLHLIRELYETFRNFKVRVADYIRYRKITSNMNDRFPDATPEELTASDATCIICREEMTTAKKLICGHLFHVHCLRSWLERQHTCPTCRALVVPPENGTTGAVGPQGSQADGQRQGAGTGGESTAQNEATDNLSRHQARLQAAAAAASIYEKSYVYPSANSFVCSPGYTLHPPVAESTNKDSSGGQTSREQTQSWFLTTGAPTNESYPPMQHFHLLPSQPYAALVNYGKGFENDPNIPSSHLEAYRKLLQCQIQILQNQLEILQKTRSDRSVDEGTSSSDSRGKSVISSSESGRAYTEEIQDGKA, encoded by the exons ATGAAGCTGAAAACATACGCTGGTCTCAGTTTCATCGCAACTCTGGCTATTATATATCATGCATTTAACAGTAGGGGTCAATTTTATCCGGCAATGGTGTATCTCTCCACTTCCAAGATCAGCTTGGTGCTTCTTCTCAACATGGGTTTGGTCTTTATGTGTATTCTATGGCAATTAACCAAGAAGATTTTCTTGGGTTCCCTCCGTGAGGCGGAGGTTGAGAGGCTAAACGAGCAATCGTGGAGGGAAGTCATGGAAATCCTCTTTGCAATCACCATTTTTAGGCAAGACTTCTCTGTCACATTTCTTGCGATGGTCACGGCATTGTTGTTGATTAAGGCTTTGCATTGGTTGGCTCAGAAGAGAGTCGAGTACATCGAGACCACTCCTTCGGTGCCCATGTTGTCGCATGTTCGAATTGTATCTTTTATGGGGTTCCTTCTTCTCTTAGACAGCCTTTTCTTATACAGTTCTTTGAAGCATCTGATAGAAACTTGGCAGGCTTCAGTTTCACTATTCTTTTGTTTCGA GTACATGATACTGGCAACCACCACCGTgtcaatttttgtaaaatatattttttatgttagtgACATGCTTATGGAGGGACAATGGGAAAAGAAACCAGTCTTCACATTTTACCTGGAACTCATTAGGGACTTGCTTCACTTGTCTATGTATATGTGcttctttcttgtaatttttgT AAACTATGGTATTCCCTTGCACCTTATACGGGAGCTGTATGAGACGTTTAGGAACTTCAAAGTCCGTGTTGCAGATTACATACGTTATCGTAAAATCACTTCAAATATGAATGATCGATTTCCAGATGCAACTCCTGAGGAGCTTACTGC AAGTGATGCAACCTGCATTATCTGTCGTGAAGAGATGACTACAGCCAAGAAACTTATATGTGGACATCTTTTTCATGTTCACTGTCTCCGATCATGGCTGGAGCGGCAGCATACATGCCCCACCTGCAGAGCCTTGGTTGTACCACCAGAAAATGGAACAACTGGAGCTGTAGGGCCACAAGGATCACAGGCTGATGGCCAACGGCAAG GAGCTGGGACAGGCGGTGAAAGCACAGCTCAAAATGAGGCTACGGATAATTTGAGTAGACATCAAGCTAGACTCcaagctgctgctgctgctgcttccATATATGAGAAGTCTTATGTGTACCCTTCCGCAAATTCTTTTGTATG TTCTCCTGGGTACACTCTCCATCCTCCGGTGGCTGAATCTACTAATAAAGACAGTAGTGGAGGGCAGACTTCCCGCGAACAAACACAAAGTTGGTTTCTTACCACTGGTGCACCAACAAATGAATCTTATCCTCCAATGCAACACTTCCATCTTCTACCTTCCCAACCATATGCAGCCCTTGTCAATTATGGAAAGGGGTTTGAAAATGATCCAAATATCCCAAGCTCCCATCTGGAAGCATATAGAAAACTCCTTCAATGCCAGATTCAG ATTCTGCAAAATCAGCTCGAGATTCTGCAGAAGACAAGGTCTGACAGAAGTGTAGATGAGGGCACATCGTCATCAGATAGCAGAGGCAAGAGTGTCATTTCCTCATCTGAATCTGGTCGTGCTTATACTGAGGAGATTCAAGATGGAAAAGCGTAA
- the LOC106777910 gene encoding probable NADH dehydrogenase [ubiquinone] 1 alpha subcomplex subunit 12, with product MASVVKNVLKSIREKGFGTFLRELKDEGYLRCLPDGNLLQTKIHNIGATLVGVDKFGNKYYEKLGDTQYGKCVSHSTRL from the exons ATGGCGTCGGTGGTGAAGAATGTTCTGAAATCGATCAGAGAAAAGGGTTTCGGTACTTTCCTCAGAGAGCTTAAGGATGAAGGCTACCT GAGATGCCTTCCGGATGGAAATCTCTT GCAAACCAAGATCCACAATATTGGGGCAACGCTTGTTGGTGTTGATAAATTCGGTAACAAGTATTATGAGAAGCTTGGAGACACACAGTATGGTAAGTGTGTTTCTCATTCTACACGTTTATGA
- the LOC106776991 gene encoding probable NADH dehydrogenase [ubiquinone] 1 alpha subcomplex subunit 12 gives MASVVKNVLKSIREKGFGTFLRELKDEGYLRCLPDGNLLQTKIHNIGATLVGVDKFGNKYYEKLGDTQYGRHRWVEYAEKSRYNASQVPPEWHGWLHFITDHTGDELLLLKPKRYGVEHKENLSGEGEQYIYHSKGHALNPGQRDWTRYQPWESKA, from the exons ATGGCGTCGGTGGTGAAGAATGTTCTGAAATCGATCAGAGAAAAGGGTTTCGGTACTTTCCTCAGAGAGCTTAAGGATGAAGGCTACCT GAGATGCCTTCCGGATGGAAATCTCTT GCAAACCAAGATCCACAATATTGGGGCAACGCTTGTTGGTGTTGATAAATTCGGTAACAAGTATTATGAGAAGCTTGGAGACACACAGTATG GAAGACACAGGTGGGTTGAATATGCAGAGAAAAGTAGGTATAATGCCTCCCAGGTTCCGCCTGAATGGCATGGCTGGCTCCACTTCATAACTGATCACACAGGAGATGAG CTTCTTCTACTGAAACCGAAAAGGTATGGTGTTGAACACAAAGAAAATTTGTCTGGAGAAGGTGAACAGTATATCTATCATTCGAAAGGACATGCCCTTAATCCAGGGCAGAGAGACTGGACCAGGTACCAACCATGGGAGTCCAAGGCCTGA